One Paenibacillus riograndensis SBR5 DNA segment encodes these proteins:
- a CDS encoding HAMP domain-containing sensor histidine kinase codes for MRRLIPRIKEKITLPFLFSLMVSIIFLITIVITVILVSLAHYFGLFNEEIAQVGTALPIIILISCIIIGTTISGLASRSMVKTIREFIEATQRLAAGDFSTRLYLKSPPEYRILSENFNRMAEELGSIEILRTDFVNNFSHEFKTPIVSIKGFAEILKYDDLSEEERDEYLDIVIEESARLASLASNVLELSKIETQTILTDKQEVNVGEQIRQCVLLLTTKLEKKHLSLNLGLHDYSLSGNKEMLNQVWLNLLENAVKFTPEQGTVTIEMKRTANSLEMVFSNTGSVIDPETLPRIFDKFYQADTSHATVGNGLGLTIVQRIVNLHGGTVACESGPLQGTVFIVTLPFAA; via the coding sequence ATGCGCAGACTGATTCCACGGATCAAAGAAAAGATCACTTTGCCGTTCTTATTTTCACTGATGGTCTCTATCATTTTCCTCATTACCATCGTGATTACCGTTATACTGGTCTCTCTGGCACATTATTTCGGACTGTTCAATGAAGAAATCGCCCAGGTCGGAACCGCACTGCCTATCATTATTTTGATATCCTGCATCATCATCGGGACCACGATATCCGGTTTAGCCAGCCGAAGTATGGTCAAAACCATCCGCGAGTTCATCGAAGCAACCCAGCGGCTGGCTGCCGGCGATTTTTCCACGCGCCTCTATTTGAAAAGTCCTCCCGAATACCGGATTCTGTCCGAGAATTTTAACCGGATGGCCGAAGAGCTCGGCAGCATCGAGATTTTGCGCACCGACTTCGTGAACAATTTCTCCCATGAATTCAAGACACCCATTGTCTCGATCAAAGGTTTTGCCGAAATCCTAAAATACGATGATCTCTCCGAAGAAGAACGGGACGAATACCTCGATATCGTCATCGAGGAATCCGCCCGGCTCGCCTCGCTGGCCTCAAATGTGCTGGAACTGTCGAAGATCGAGACCCAGACCATTCTGACGGACAAGCAAGAGGTTAACGTTGGAGAGCAGATCCGCCAATGTGTGCTGCTGCTGACAACCAAGCTGGAGAAAAAACATCTCTCCCTCAATTTGGGTCTTCATGATTATTCCCTGTCCGGCAACAAAGAGATGCTCAATCAGGTCTGGCTTAATCTGCTGGAAAATGCGGTCAAATTCACACCTGAACAGGGAACGGTTACCATTGAAATGAAGCGTACCGCAAACTCACTGGAAATGGTGTTCAGCAACACCGGAAGCGTGATCGATCCGGAGACCCTCCCCCGAATCTTCGACAAATTCTATCAGGCGGACACCTCCCACGCGACGGTGGGCAACGGTCTCGGCCTGACCATTGTACAGCGAATCGTGAACCTGCATGGCGGGACGGTTGCCTGTGAGAGCGGGCCTCTCCAGGGAACTGTTTTTATCGTCACCCTTCCTTTCGCAGCCTAA
- a CDS encoding response regulator transcription factor, with amino-acid sequence MIHILVVEDDRHARRLLEAVLKREGYLVSTAEDGARAMDVLDQQHIDLIVLDIMMPNMDGYEFAKELRDAGSLIPVLMATAKHLPEDKKKGFRLGIDDYMTKPVDTEEMLLRIGALLRRSQIASARKLVVGNVVLDYDALTVTRGEEKQTLPQKEFYLLYKLLSYPDRIFTRIQLMDEIWGMESESSDTTVNVHINRLRKRFEGYPEFELVSVRGLGYKAVRQQCAD; translated from the coding sequence ATGATCCATATTCTAGTTGTGGAAGATGACCGGCATGCCAGAAGACTGCTTGAAGCCGTGCTGAAACGCGAAGGATACCTGGTGTCTACTGCTGAAGACGGAGCGCGGGCCATGGACGTGCTCGACCAGCAGCATATCGACCTCATCGTTCTTGATATTATGATGCCGAACATGGACGGATATGAGTTCGCCAAGGAGCTCCGGGATGCCGGCAGCCTGATTCCCGTTCTGATGGCTACAGCCAAACATCTCCCGGAGGATAAAAAGAAGGGCTTCCGCCTGGGGATCGACGATTATATGACCAAGCCGGTCGATACCGAGGAAATGCTGCTGCGGATTGGTGCCCTGCTCCGCCGTTCCCAGATTGCCAGTGCCCGTAAGCTGGTTGTAGGCAATGTGGTCTTGGATTACGATGCCTTGACGGTTACGCGCGGCGAAGAGAAGCAGACCCTTCCGCAAAAAGAATTTTACCTGCTGTACAAGCTGCTGTCCTATCCGGACCGTATCTTCACCCGCATCCAGCTGATGGACGAAATCTGGGGGATGGAAAGTGAAAGCTCGGACACGACGGTCAATGTGCATATCAACCGCTTGCGGAAGCGGTTCGAAGGGTATCCTGAATTCGAGCTGGTGTCCGTCCGCGGCCTCGGCTATAAGGCGGTGCGGCAGCAATGCGCAGACTGA